In the Malaclemys terrapin pileata isolate rMalTer1 chromosome 18, rMalTer1.hap1, whole genome shotgun sequence genome, CCTCAGTGCTAAAATTCCGTGCAACACTTTGCACACTTGGCCTTCAGTGTTTTACTTTTAGTCTGGTAACGAAACAATTGTAGGTGGGATTGATAGGTCTCCTTATTACTgagttgcccaacacttcccctttttaaaaccaTGCTTTCGGTGGCTTAtaaactttgccaaattttaactgttaagtctgaaattttccatgctgggtgtctgcctcaggctgaactgTTGtgcaaaatttcagcctaaatggtTGAGCTGTTCCAAAAATGAGACTAGggtaaaatatattgttttgtccatgttacaAAAATTCTggtaaccttttctttgagatGCTTTCGCACCCCCATGTtttggaggagggacttgaaatttggcagcgaAAtgtctttgtgtcagggatgtgccttctgccatccccatgaaaatttATTCATATTTGGCCAAATTATTTACCTTTAAAAATTATAGTTCATATatactcagtagagacttctgaGATTTCAGCAGCTAATATCTCAGAAGAGTCTGTCCTCGCTGGAAAAAAATAGTAagcgatcatgtaattaaagattgtaccaTAGTGCATACACACAAGAGAATCAAATTAAGGTGGCACAGGCAACTTTATATCTAGCATTGCCTAACTTGTGAGTACttaactttgcaatcttaatgtttttttaacataatGATCTTTTAATTTTGCATGTGTATAGTAAACAATAGAACACAGCTGCTGTGTTATATATAAATTGTACCAAACCAAGATAGTTGTGGATATGCCTAGTATAAGCACAGAGTGGGATAGTGTCAAAGGGACAAAAGGGAGTTAGGTACCCGACtacactgaaagtcaatgggagttgacacCCAACTTCCCTTTGTGACGGGGAGGTTTTAAGCCATGTTGAAGAAAAACAGATTAAGCTGACAAGTTAAAATAGTGGAATGGAAGCCCAAAGCAACAATTTAACTTAATGCAAGATTTTCCAAAAGGAGAGGGTTTCGTTAGGCAGAATTCCAGTTATCTCCCTTGGCAATTTGTTTACATACTGCCTACAAGAAGTCTACAGTAACAGTTAAGACTATTATTTGGTGCATTACTCCACATTCTGTCCACAAGttcttaatatttttttccacccTAGTTCAAGTTTGGTCTTACTTTGGCAATACAAAGGCACATAGGCACTCTACAGcaaaattacaaaaaacaaacaacaacagaagtctctaattaacaaaacaaaaacccaccaaccTGATTCCCTATTACTACAAAGGCCACTCAAAAGCACAATAGTGCCATGAAGTTTGCCAAACTCAGGCTCCGGCAGACCTCCCAGATACCACAGGTAACGGAGGGTCAGGCCTGCCACCCTGAGAATGCCCTAGTGCTTGCTGTGTTAAAGTGAAATTCAGAACTTGAACTCTCCAACAGTGAGAGCAACCCAGTGGATCTTAGCTTGAAGGACACAAAACATATATAGCCATCCTGGCATTAACAACTAGTTCAGACAGAATTCCTACTCTCACACTCAGCTGTGGCAAGCAATTTTTGGACTGTGTAAAACATCATTAGTTTTCTAATCATCCTTCAAAGGGAGGGTGAACAGATTTAATGCCTGACCTAGCAAATTTTTATATTGATTTTGGAAGGCTGTATTTAACCAGCAAGTCAGTTCAAACTCTGGGGAATATTTCACAATAAATTCATTTGTATGTCTACATCTCTTCTATGGTGATTAATGCAGTAtaattttaatacattaaaatacaGAGGAACGATAACATTTACATACTTTTAGAATGAAGTAGAGCAACCCCAACAATACTCCAAGACTCCACCCCAGTATATTGTCCAGCTCCCTATAGCCAATAAGGTAACGAAACCAAATTGGTATGGGGACAAACGTACGGTAATACTGGCAGAATTCTTCTAACAGCATATACCAGTAGCCCTAGGAACAACAAgaggaatatttaaaaatacatttaaaacatagATAATTTAAAGTTAATGCATCTTTTCTATATATGAACTCTCTTTTTAATATTTATCCCTCATTATATCTTAACTAGTGTCTCAACAGATATGAAATACTGTTTGGAAACTTGAGTCATTAAAATCCCGTACATGTATGAGTTACAAAACTGCATGGTGTACAAAcaagacaaacaaaacaaaacggatGATCTTTGGCAAGTCGCTAGTTGACATTTGTCAACTAGCATAAAACAAATGCATAACTAGCAGGCTCTGCTCAAGAGAAGGCCAGAAAAACCAAGGTACATAAGATCAGAATAGGGGTGTCTTTGGCAAGTGGGgttagctctgtggtttgagtattggcctgctaaacccaaggttgtaagttcaatccctaaggggaccatttagggatctggggcaaaaatctgtctggggattggtcctgctttgagcagggggttggactagatgacctcctgaggtcacttccaaccctgatattctaggagtGCCTACCTACTTACCAGTGTTATCAGTCTTGCTTTCATAAGCATTCAAAAAGGGAAAAATTTACAAGAAAAATCCAAACATAGAGAtcaattttctgttaaaaattGTCTGCATATATAATACTGAGAAAAACGGGGGTTAAGAAAAGGCCTTTTATTTTACAACCACATGTAAATCAGAACTCCATTCACCTCCCCCCGCAAGTTACTCTGTATTCTTTAAAAGCTCCATGCCCTCCCTTGCAAAACAGTTTTGCAATCAAtttataagcacctagaggacAATACAATAAGAAATAAccatcatggatttgtcaagaacaaatcatgccaaaccaaccgaATTTCTATCTTTAAAAGAGTTACTGGGCCTGGTGGTCAGGGGAAAGCAGTAAATGTGACataacttgattttagtaaggcgtTTGATgcagtctcacatgacattctcataaccaaacaagggaaatgcagtctagattaaattactataaaatggaTGCACAACTAgctgaaagaccatactcaaaaaaTAGTTGACAATGGTTTTTCCCTTCCCCTGCATTGACAGATAATGCGCAGAGCtttaattaagaaaaatgttCCTCTAGGTGGAATTCATGAGTGGCTGATTGTACTGTAAAAGGAACTTCATGCTAAAGCTAAGTATAGATTATTTTCTTACCTTGGATTTAAAAGACATCATAAAAGAAGGCACCAAGAGAATAAAGCATTTGAAGCCCATGAAGAGGAATTTCAGAATAAAGTCTGTGATTCCCACGATCCAAAGTACCTCCCAGAAGTTCATAAAATCCACAGTAGGTTTTAAAAAGATTAAGCTACAAAAAGAAATATCTAAAATTACAAGGGTACACTCTCCAGAGGTACACACCATGAATGGATATTAGCGTACGGTTTCATTTAAaatggtacatttaaaaaaaaaaaaaaagcatgtttaGATAGTGTAATGTTTTCCTCTAGGAGGAGTGGGAAAGAGAGATCTTTTGTCATCCATGAAGCGCTCCCCATTTCGAATCCACTTTACATCTGCATTGTAACCTTCATCCTGCCATACAGGTACTTGCTCCCTTTCCCATTCTGCCAATGTTGCCCCTTAGTTAGCAGGGTTGTTGTAAACTAGTGAGAGAAGAAACTTAGACACATGCCCTGCTAGAAACTCATGGCACTGTATCCCCAGTACTCCCACGCCAAGGGATAATAGGGCTGAGAATCAAACCCAAGCTGTGCCAGTGAACCCCAGACATAGGGCCTAATCTTGCAAACCCTTCTTCACATGAGTGTTTTGCAGTAAGGCTTTGCGGGACTGGGcccaccatttatttatttatttgtgttaagaGAAGCCAACTTCTtgattctctttaaaaaaaaatgccaggaGCAAAGATGAGGTTTTCACaagaaatgacatttcatttaaaGTGACTAATATAACATAGATGTTCCGCTAATTACCTGTAATAAAGTGACTGAGAGTGAAAGGTATAATACAAGAGGAGAGATGACCCGGTTAGGAATATCAGTACCCAAGCACATTGCAACTTGGAGCACCTTTCCTGTAAGATAcacattaaaaatgtaatagTTGTCtgttactttgatttttttttaagtctcaagTTAATTTCTTTCACACTCAATAAAACTAGAACTGCAGTATTTGAACACAGTCACTAGTACTAGATGCTGCTATGTTACTTTAGACCAGGAAGAAGAAGTGCAAGGGCAGATCATTGTGCTCACACAGATCTCCATGCACTTTAATGGGGTGAACGCCCAAGCAGTAACACTTCTtaaggaaatgtttttgtttaatgtttttatatataactGCTTTTCAAAGTAACAAAATTCTCAATAACCCCTGTGCCCTCATAACAGATACTCTGCATATGAAATGGTAGtcttaacagtttttaaaatacagctaaGAATTTCTGTCTCATAACGGCAGAAGCATTGTCGGGCATTTCGATATGGAAAGTCAAAAAAGAGATTGtaccaatattttattttaaatttacaaaGTATGCTTCTCTGACAAGTGCTAAGTCAGGCTTAGAAGTGTGTAAATTTTATTGATAGCTAAAACATTTACATCTCAAAAATCCTATGATATTTATCTGTTTTGTTTACTAAATTAATATAAGATCAGTTCACATTTCACTCAAAAACTGATTCATGGAAGTCTTGGGTAATAGTTAACGTAAAAACACTTCAACTTCATTGCAACAGGCAATACTTACTCTTAGAAAAACCTGATTTACAATGCTTTTGTTTGCATACATAAAAGTTGTTAGCAGCCCAATTCCAAGAGAAATGCCTATTAGGAAAAATGGGTCAGTTATATGGAGGAAAATAAGAAActggattaaaataaaataagagcaaAATAAGTGCACTTCTAGCAAATACTTTCAATAACATAATAACATTTTAACAGCTCAGGCAATCAAGCTAAAATAATTAAGCTACATTGTATATgctaacaaaagaaaaacagataaGTGATTGAAATCTCTTTTAGGAAATTTCTCCTTCCAGTGaagaaatcaaattaaaataaagcTAAAAGTAAATCAAATTATACTTCAGGCACGCTCATAAGCAGGATTGAATGCAGGAAAAAAGGGCTGGTTCCCTCATACCATACTCTGTTATACTGTACCGATTATATGCTGCATGGTCAGTTTGATACACAGAATCAAGATGTATGGAAGACTTTTGTGCAGCCACTGGAAGAGATATCTGAGCTCAGAGATGGAGCTGCCACTGTGTTCCTCTGAATCTAAGGTGGAATCTTCGGGCCCCCTCGCTTCATTGTGGGAGTGGCCATGTGAACGGCCCTGGGAACCTGACCGTATGTGCCTGAAACTGGCGTTTTCCCCAGCTTCTCCCAAGGCAGAGCTTAGCTGGATGTGAACATCTCCACTATGGTGGCAAGAGCCTTCTCCTGGCAGCCCTGCTGTATGGGTACTCTGAGTGGATGAGGGAACATCACCACTTCCTGGGGCATTGTGGAGATGACTGCAATTTGATTGCATGGCGTTGAATGTATCTCTCTCTGGTCCAGATTCTTTTGTCTCACTGCTATGTCtcctaaagggggggggggaaagccatgTTAAAGGAGCAGTGTTCCATTTAGTTAGGAAAAGAGAATTGTCTCTCTGAAATACACAGCCTTTTGGCCATCCTGATGATCATTCAGTGATGTATACTGTAACCCTCAATGGGCTGCCAAACATACAGTCTGGAACAGCCAAAGCTACACTGAAAATTAGAAAGCACCCATCTGAATAGGAGGAGACAGAGGCACTAGCTTGTGTAGCAGAAGTTTTAACACGATATATAAATTTACagaaaaaggttgggaaccatCATGAGATTAT is a window encoding:
- the RNFT1 gene encoding E3 ubiquitin-protein ligase RNFT1 isoform X1 — encoded protein: MGRLRHRSEMNCQGTQRHSSETKESGPERDTFNAMQSNCSHLHNAPGSGDVPSSTQSTHTAGLPGEGSCHHSGDVHIQLSSALGEAGENASFRHIRSGSQGRSHGHSHNEARGPEDSTLDSEEHSGSSISELRYLFQWLHKSLPYILILCIKLTMQHIIGISLGIGLLTTFMYANKSIVNQVFLRERCSKLQCAWVLIFLTGSSLLLYYTFHSQSLYYSLIFLKPTVDFMNFWEVLWIVGITDFILKFLFMGFKCFILLVPSFMMSFKSKGYWYMLLEEFCQYYRTFVPIPIWFRYLIGYRELDNILGWSLGVLLGLLYFILKLLSLFGRLRNFRQVLRMFCTRPHYGVTASKRQCSEADDICSICQAEFQKPILLICQHIFCEECISLWFNREKTCPLCRTVISDHVNKWKDGATSMHLQIY
- the RNFT1 gene encoding E3 ubiquitin-protein ligase RNFT1 isoform X3 yields the protein MRGISLGIGLLTTFMYANKSIVNQVFLRERCSKLQCAWVLIFLTGSSLLLYYTFHSQSLYYSLIFLKPTVDFMNFWEVLWIVGITDFILKFLFMGFKCFILLVPSFMMSFKSKGYWYMLLEEFCQYYRTFVPIPIWFRYLIGYRELDNILGWSLGVLLGLLYFILKLLSLFGRLRNFRQVLRMFCTRPHYGVTASKRQCSEADDICSICQAEFQKPILLICQHIFCEECISLWFNREKTCPLCRTVISDHVNKWKDGATSMHLQIY
- the RNFT1 gene encoding E3 ubiquitin-protein ligase RNFT1 isoform X2; this translates as MQSNCSHLHNAPGSGDVPSSTQSTHTAGLPGEGSCHHSGDVHIQLSSALGEAGENASFRHIRSGSQGRSHGHSHNEARGPEDSTLDSEEHSGSSISELRYLFQWLHKSLPYILILCIKLTMQHIIGISLGIGLLTTFMYANKSIVNQVFLRERCSKLQCAWVLIFLTGSSLLLYYTFHSQSLYYSLIFLKPTVDFMNFWEVLWIVGITDFILKFLFMGFKCFILLVPSFMMSFKSKGYWYMLLEEFCQYYRTFVPIPIWFRYLIGYRELDNILGWSLGVLLGLLYFILKLLSLFGRLRNFRQVLRMFCTRPHYGVTASKRQCSEADDICSICQAEFQKPILLICQHIFCEECISLWFNREKTCPLCRTVISDHVNKWKDGATSMHLQIY